The Streptomyces aurantiacus genome includes a region encoding these proteins:
- a CDS encoding S66 peptidase family protein — MPTIRRPRALRSGDLVVVTAPSGQLEPGEEPLLARGVAILERMGFRVRVSPMVDPARSRWWAAGAPAEQAAELNALLRDPEVRAIVAHTGGQATIGYLDLIDLDAVRADPKPILGYSDISLLHMALYAKTGLVGFHADIVTHGFGSDWYTLGDEARRSELVDLYARVLTKTEAPGVLPARGTWETWQPGRAQGPLVGGLLNRLVQLQATPFALAAERFDGAVLFWEEVQRPVTRIWCDLHTLRLSGVLDRIAGMVVGIPSEVTPYEGGGDQVGLHDVVLDVLAQRDIPVLAQVDFGHTSPNLPLPLGVRADVDADNRTLSLLESAVAER, encoded by the coding sequence GTGCCTACGATCCGTCGTCCCCGTGCGCTGCGTTCCGGCGATCTCGTGGTCGTCACCGCGCCCTCGGGCCAGCTCGAGCCCGGTGAGGAGCCGCTGCTCGCTCGCGGTGTGGCGATATTGGAGCGGATGGGTTTCCGCGTGCGGGTCAGCCCGATGGTCGACCCCGCGCGGAGCCGCTGGTGGGCGGCGGGCGCTCCGGCGGAGCAGGCTGCCGAGCTCAATGCGCTGCTCCGGGATCCGGAGGTGCGGGCCATCGTCGCGCACACCGGTGGCCAGGCGACCATTGGTTATCTCGATTTGATCGATCTGGATGCGGTCCGGGCCGACCCGAAGCCGATCCTCGGCTACAGCGACATCTCGCTGCTGCACATGGCGTTGTACGCCAAGACCGGCCTCGTCGGCTTCCACGCCGACATCGTCACCCACGGTTTCGGCAGCGATTGGTACACGTTGGGCGACGAGGCCCGTCGGTCCGAACTCGTCGACCTCTATGCCCGTGTGCTTACCAAGACTGAGGCGCCGGGCGTGCTGCCGGCAAGGGGGACTTGGGAAACCTGGCAGCCGGGCCGCGCGCAGGGACCACTGGTCGGCGGCTTGCTGAACCGCCTGGTCCAGTTGCAGGCGACACCATTCGCACTGGCCGCCGAACGGTTCGACGGCGCCGTCTTGTTCTGGGAAGAGGTACAGCGGCCGGTCACGCGGATCTGGTGCGACCTGCATACCTTGCGGCTGTCCGGTGTGCTGGACCGGATCGCGGGCATGGTGGTCGGCATCCCGAGTGAGGTCACGCCCTACGAGGGCGGCGGAGACCAGGTCGGTCTGCACGACGTTGTGCTCGACGTCCTGGCGCAGCGTGACATCCCCGTCCTCGCCCAGGTCGACTTCGGCCACACCTCGCCGAACCTGCCGCTGCCCCTCGGCGTCCGCGCAGACGTGGACGCGGACAACCGGACCCTGTCCCTGCTCGAGTCGGCGGTCGCGGAACGCTGA
- a CDS encoding outer membrane protein assembly factor BamB family protein, producing MGRRDGHAVSRRQALRLAGTGLGLAVLGAGAWGCTPEEETGASGGSTTPGGGKGGDFFTTPPPGTAPKPLWQQKTANDDLAGIHALAVIGDTVVVSGDPLVGRDAASGKEKWSRPGVTIPGAKLITGGGTLYLASAEYDGDVVGLDPATGKETWRSRLGKEYEQPRPIAADDGHVYVLAGILEEDSSTPTNVIAAIDTTSGKIAWREQRDKGTEEFGITAAVVGGRLAYTDFRKNVTVRDTTTGRQLWTKKIGRSNYYRFAVHEDLLIVPDGERLRAFALAAGTERWSLANEKFTWFNDPQVLDGVLYASDGAYAMWAVDPGTGKQIWHNEDLVGSAAEAWQFAKVGGTLYGATEHDKNGGVHAFDAATGKLRWTYNDNTGANQKWYVVPAGKRLAAMHAKRLYALPAV from the coding sequence ATGGGCAGACGTGACGGGCACGCGGTGTCACGCAGGCAGGCGCTCAGGCTGGCCGGGACGGGCCTGGGCCTGGCTGTGCTGGGGGCAGGCGCATGGGGGTGCACCCCCGAGGAGGAGACGGGGGCGTCGGGCGGCAGCACAACTCCCGGCGGGGGCAAGGGTGGCGACTTTTTCACCACCCCGCCCCCGGGCACCGCGCCCAAGCCGCTGTGGCAGCAGAAGACAGCCAACGACGACCTGGCCGGGATCCACGCGCTCGCGGTCATCGGGGACACAGTCGTGGTGTCGGGTGACCCGCTGGTGGGGCGTGACGCCGCCAGCGGCAAGGAGAAGTGGTCACGGCCGGGCGTCACCATTCCAGGCGCCAAGCTGATCACCGGCGGCGGGACGCTCTATCTCGCCAGCGCCGAGTACGACGGCGACGTGGTGGGCCTCGATCCGGCCACGGGCAAGGAGACCTGGCGCAGCCGCCTGGGCAAGGAGTACGAGCAGCCGCGCCCCATCGCGGCCGACGACGGCCACGTCTACGTCCTCGCCGGGATCCTGGAGGAGGACTCCTCGACGCCGACGAACGTGATCGCCGCGATCGACACCACCTCCGGCAAGATCGCCTGGCGTGAGCAGCGTGACAAGGGGACCGAGGAGTTCGGCATCACCGCCGCGGTCGTCGGCGGGCGCCTCGCGTACACCGATTTCCGGAAGAACGTGACTGTCCGCGACACGACGACGGGACGGCAGCTCTGGACGAAGAAGATCGGCAGGTCCAACTACTACCGCTTCGCCGTGCACGAGGACCTGTTGATCGTGCCGGACGGGGAGCGGCTGCGGGCGTTCGCGCTGGCCGCGGGCACGGAGCGCTGGTCGCTGGCGAATGAGAAGTTCACCTGGTTCAACGATCCGCAGGTCCTGGACGGGGTGCTCTATGCCTCCGACGGCGCGTACGCCATGTGGGCGGTGGACCCCGGTACGGGCAAGCAGATCTGGCACAACGAGGACCTGGTGGGCTCGGCTGCGGAGGCGTGGCAGTTCGCCAAAGTGGGCGGCACGCTGTACGGCGCGACCGAGCACGACAAAAACGGCGGCGTGCACGCCTTCGACGCGGCGACCGGAAAGTTGCGCTGGACGTACAACGACAACACCGGTGCGAACCAGAAGTGGTACGTGGTCCCGGCGGGCAAGCGGCTGGCCGCGATGCACGCCAAGCGGCTGTATGCGCTGCCGGCCGTCTGA
- a CDS encoding ArsR/SmtB family transcription factor — protein sequence MLRIHFTTEDMGNTRLATEPDVLWEVLLSLHALQKRPGTKEFGLWRDTARGRLLGSTADLSRMLCELAPPVGYSADFLTPTVGTSGLDEAIDILLATPRTRLRADLGDLAPRRAPSVWLGALADGDLSVLRTLGEAVRRYHRITLAPYWRPIHAQVEADRATRLHDLSTGGVARLLTQLHPQTRWRPPILELPYPVDQDLFLNGSGLVLLPSFFCFGIPITLKSPGTTPVLVYPVVRSPGWAAGSTARDRRVPRTLTALLGRTRATVMHLLVHACTTGELARRADISPASASQHATVLRQAGLISTSRHGNTVRHSLSPLGAELLNAHRAPAPVRAQPMYRTAGTQPEAARRTGAHPPRRAETEQRQEGPSR from the coding sequence GTGCTGCGCATCCACTTCACCACCGAGGACATGGGCAACACACGCCTGGCCACCGAGCCGGACGTACTGTGGGAGGTGCTGCTGAGCCTGCACGCGTTACAGAAGCGGCCCGGCACCAAGGAATTCGGCCTCTGGCGCGACACGGCCCGCGGCAGACTCCTCGGGAGTACGGCAGACCTGTCACGCATGCTGTGCGAACTGGCGCCGCCCGTCGGCTACTCGGCGGACTTCCTCACCCCCACGGTGGGCACCTCCGGCCTGGATGAAGCCATCGACATCCTGCTCGCCACCCCACGGACCCGACTGCGCGCGGACCTCGGCGACCTGGCTCCCCGGCGCGCGCCATCCGTGTGGCTGGGAGCACTGGCCGACGGCGATCTCTCCGTTCTCCGGACCCTGGGAGAGGCCGTCCGGCGCTATCACCGGATCACGCTGGCACCCTACTGGCGCCCCATACACGCCCAGGTCGAGGCCGACCGGGCCACCCGCCTGCACGACCTGTCCACGGGAGGCGTCGCGCGGCTGCTCACCCAACTGCACCCGCAGACCCGCTGGCGGCCGCCCATACTGGAACTCCCCTACCCCGTGGACCAGGACCTCTTCCTCAACGGCAGCGGGCTGGTGCTCCTGCCGTCGTTCTTCTGCTTCGGCATTCCCATCACGCTCAAGAGCCCCGGCACAACTCCCGTGCTGGTGTATCCCGTCGTGCGTAGTCCGGGCTGGGCGGCGGGCAGCACCGCCCGGGACAGACGGGTGCCCCGCACTCTGACAGCGCTGCTGGGCCGTACCCGAGCGACGGTCATGCATCTACTCGTTCACGCCTGCACCACCGGTGAGTTGGCCCGTCGCGCGGACATTTCCCCGGCATCGGCCAGCCAGCATGCCACCGTGCTGCGCCAGGCCGGACTGATCTCCACCAGCAGGCACGGAAACACCGTGCGGCACTCGCTCTCCCCACTTGGCGCGGAACTCCTCAACGCCCACCGCGCACCTGCGCCGGTCCGCGCACAACCGATGTATCGCACAGCGGGCACACAGCCGGAAGCCGCTCGACGGACCGGGGCACACCCACCTCGACGGGCTGAAACGGAACAGCGGCAGGAAGGCCCCAGCCGCTAG